Proteins found in one Melospiza georgiana isolate bMelGeo1 chromosome 1, bMelGeo1.pri, whole genome shotgun sequence genomic segment:
- the RNF152 gene encoding E3 ubiquitin-protein ligase RNF152: METLSQDSLLECQICFNYYSPRRRPKLLDCKHTCCSVCLQQMRTSQKDLRCPWCRGITKLPPGYSVSQLPDDPEVIAVIAIPHTSEHTPVFIKLPSNGCYMLPLPLSKERALLPGDIGCRLLPGSQQKSLTVVTIPAEQQPLQGGLSAEAGAEEPDRRGAVKSSTWSGVCTVILVACVLVFLLGIVLHNMSCISKRFTVISCG; encoded by the coding sequence ATGGAGACCTTATCCCAGGACTCTCTGCTGGAGTGCCAGATTTGCTTCAACTACTACAGCCCCCGCCGGCGGCCCAAGCTGCTGGACTGCAAGCACACCTGCTGCTCCGTGTGCCTGCAGCAGATGAGGACCAGCCAGAAGGACCTGCGCTGCCCCTGGTGCCGTGGGATCACCAAGCTGCCTCCGGGGTACTCTGTGTCACAGCTGCCCGATGACCCCGAGGTGATCGCTGTCATCGCCATCCCCCACACCTCGGAGCACACCCCTGTCTTCATCAAACTGCCCAGCAATGGGTGCTACATGCTGCCCTTGCCTCTCTCCAAGGAgcgggcgctgctgccgggagaCATTGGCTGCCGTCTCCTGCCCGGCAGCCAGCAGAAGTCCCTGACGGTGGTGACGATCCCCGCGGAGCAGCAGCCGCTGCAGGGCGGCCTTTCCGCCGAGGCGGGAGCGGAGGAGCCGGACCGGAGAGGCGCTGTGAAAAGCTCCACCTGGTCGGGGGTGTGCACTGTGATCCTGGTGGCCTGCGTCCTGGTCTTCCTCCTGGGCATCGTCCTGCACAACATGTCGTGCATTTCCAAGCGCTTCACGGTGATCTCCTGCGGCTGA